AAGATTTGTATCGTCGAGATTTTACCATCAACGCCCTCGCTTTACGTCTAACTTCACCCCGTGCTGGTGAATTATTAGATTTCTTTGGCGGTTTACTAGATTTACAAGCCAAACAAATTCGAGTTTTACACGCTAATAGTTTTATTGAAGACCCCACCCGCATTTATCGCGGTGTGCGTTTCGCAGTGCGTTTTGGCTTGGAAATTGAAGCACAAACTGAAGCATATATCCGTTATGCCATTAACAGTGGTATTTATGATCGCACTGCTCAAGAAAATAGCAAAACTCCCGCCCTACAAACTCGACTCAAGGCAGAATTAAAACATATTCTCGAAGCCCCTTACTGGAAATCTGCTTTACAATTACTCGATAACTTAGGGGCGTTACAGTGTATCCATGTCACCCTCAAACTAGATGAGGAACTGCTGCGACAACTCCGGTTACTAGAACGCTGTTTACGGCGATTTGATAGCCAACAAACCCTCATCCATTGGCAAATGCGTTTAGAGGCTTTAATTGCCCACCTTGCACCTAAATATCGGGTGAAAGTGGCAAAAAATCTGCAATTACAAGATGATAGCATTGCGAGATTGAAAAATTTAGCCCAGGCGCAAACAGAAGTGAATAACCTCACCCCCAGCCCCTCTTTGCAAGCGGAGAGGGGTGAGAATATTCTCCCTAGTCAAGTGGTGGAGTTGTTGCGAAAATATGACTGGCAAATGTTAATATTAATTGCCTTGCAAAGTCCAAGGGGAATTAGGCGTTATATTTGGCAATATTTAACAGTTTGGCGTCACGTGCAACCACTGTTAAATGGCAATGATTTGCAGAAATTAGGTTACAAACCCAGTCCTCAATTTCGCAAAATTATCGATGATTTACTTAAGGCTACTTTGGATGGAGTCATTCAAGATATTACACAAGCCCAAGCATTTTTAGCCCAGAATTATCCTCTATAATTTATAGTTCACAAATATAGTTTACAGATGAGGTCTTTATGCAAATCCAAACACCACAAAGGTATTACACCGCAGAGGAATATCTGCAATTAGAAGAAACAGCAGAATTTAAAAATGAATATCGAGATGGGGAAATTATTGCCATAAATTCCGGTACGACTAATCACAACGAAATTGCTGGTAATTTCTCCGCTAATTTTAAATTTACAATGCGGGGTAAAAATTACAAAATATATATGGGCGGTGTCAAATTATCGATACCCCGTCATCGCATCTACACTTATCCAGATGTGATGGTAATTGAGGGAGAACCAATATATGAGGGAACTGGTACTACTACAGTGACAAATCCTTTAATGATTGTTGAGGTATTGTCTAACTCAACAAAAAACTATGACAGAACAGATAAATTTAGATTTTATCGCTCTATATCAACTTTAAAAGAATATATTATGATTGACCAATATGAATATCTAATTGAGCAGTTTGCTAAAAATTCTGAAGGTCAATGGGTATTAACCGAGTATGAATCAGCGGATGCGGTGTTATTTCTCAAATCGGTAGAATTTGAAATTCCCTTCAATGATATTTATGAAGGAGTTAATTTTGAGCTAGGCGAAGAATAATAACTTATATAGCGTTTCCTGACCTATTGAGTAAACCCGTAGGGGCACGGCATTGC
The Gloeotrichia echinulata CP02 DNA segment above includes these coding regions:
- a CDS encoding Uma2 family endonuclease, encoding MQIQTPQRYYTAEEYLQLEETAEFKNEYRDGEIIAINSGTTNHNEIAGNFSANFKFTMRGKNYKIYMGGVKLSIPRHRIYTYPDVMVIEGEPIYEGTGTTTVTNPLMIVEVLSNSTKNYDRTDKFRFYRSISTLKEYIMIDQYEYLIEQFAKNSEGQWVLTEYESADAVLFLKSVEFEIPFNDIYEGVNFELGEE